The sequence below is a genomic window from Vibrio mangrovi.
AGAGACAGTAAATAAATAGAATTCGCAATTTCAATCGGTTCAATAATCCTGCCTTTCATATGTAACTTACTGCCAATTTCTTCAATCGGCTTGTCGATCATATCGGTTTTCACCCATCCCGGAGCAACGGAAACAACCCGGATACCATATGGAGAAAGCTCTCTCGCCATCGCCTGAGTGACCATTTTTACACCGCCTTTACTGGCGTGATAACCAATACTTTCAGTATTTGCCATAGCTCCGCAAATAGAACCGACATTGATAATGACACCCGACTTATTGTCAGCCATTGCTCTACTGACATAATGACCAATCTGAATCGTTCCCATTAAGTTGATTTGAATCGTATTCATTGTATCGGAGAGATCAGCTTCCAGAAACGGCTCCCTTTTCCCAACCACACCTGCCACATTGGCTAAGACATCGATCCGGCCAAATTTTTTCAGAGTCTGCGATACGACATATTCACAATCTTCTGCTTTTGCCAGATTACATTCAATGAACTCCACTTCCCCAATCTGACTTAATGTCTCCATGGCTTGAGTGATAATTTCTTCTTTATCAATGCTGGCAACAACAACCCGATCTCCCCGAGTGACGAATTTTTTCGCAGTTTCCAGCCCAATTCCCCGAGTGCCTCCGGTAACAATAACAACCCGACTCATAACATATTCCTCGTTTATAACGTAAAAAGTATTGATCTTATTCTGGTAATGAGAAAGCTGAACTGTTACCCACTATGGAATAATCCATCAATAATATAAAGCGACTCAAAATCTTAATGGTGTGGAAAATAATTCCACAATCTGTAGAAATTACTTTCTCTATATAATCAATTGGGAATACAAATATACTCGTCAGGATATACAAGCCAGAAATGAATTATTGTAGATATTTTGTCTACATGAAGTGGAACTAAAACGTGTTTATTCTTCTCTGTATATCAATAATAGTATGACCGACGCTAAACCTTATTTTTGCAAATTGACGCGAAGGCATATCTATGAGTAATCACATCACACCACTTTCAGTACTGGATCTGGCCCCGATAGCAGAAGGTTCAACCATCAGGGATGCAATCCAGAACAGTGTTCGTTTAGCACAGGCCGCAGAGAAAGCTGGTTATCAACGTTTTTGGGTCGCAGAACATCACAACATGAAAGATATCGCCAGTGCAGCGACAACGGTGATCCTCAGTCATATTGGTGCCAGAACCGAAACCATCCGCATCGGTTCCGGAGGTATCATGCTACCGAATCATGCCCCGCTGGTCGTTGCGGAACAATTTGGCACATTAGAAACAATGTATCCGGAAAGAGTGGATCTCGGTTTAGGGCGGGCACCCGGCACCGATTACGCGACCACAATGGCACTTCGCCGCGAGGAACGCTCTCAGGGGCTGGATTTCCCGGAGATGGTTACTGAACTGCAACATTATCTGGCTCCGCCACGTCAAGGGCAGAAAATCGTAGCAGTCCCCGGAGCTGGGTTAAACATTCCATTATGGTTACTGGGTTCCAGTACTTTCAGTGCCGGGCTGGCGGCCCGGAAAGGATTACCTCTGGCATTTGCTTCACACTTTGCTCCGGATGCCATGCATGATGCAATTCAGACATACCGGTCAGCTTTCCAGCCATCAGAGCAGTTATCTGCACCTTATGTGATGGTTTGTGTCAATATGGTGGCAGCAGAAACACAAGAAGCGGCAGAGTATCTGGCAACAACGGAATTGCAAAAGTTTCTCAACCTCGGACGTGGTGTCGAAGGTAAATTACCAAAACCGGTCGGGAATATGGACACCTTATGGCACCCGGCTGAAGCTCAGCGGGTATTGCACCAATTACGTGAATCAATATGGGGAACCCCGGAAAAAATAAGAAAGGGATTAGCCCGTTTGACTGAACGTACCGGTGCTGATGAAATTATGGTGAATTCGTGGATCCACGATGCAGATGCCCGAATTCGTTCTCATCAGCTCATCGCTGAAAGCTGGCTATAAAAGAGAAAACGGATACCGGGCTTATATTTTCTAATATATGGTTCTAAAATATATAGCTCGGTATCAATCAGTTTATACACAAAACATCAGACGAATTTACTGTAAATACAGATCCTGAATCTTAAACCATCCGCCTTCACATCCATTAATGGTCACAGTCAGTTTTTGCCCTGAAGTCTTTGCCGCGAGGATGACCGACTTAAATGCTCCGTCAGCATTTGACACTCCAGCCCAACCATTACTGCTGGGACACTGTCTGGAACTCACCGCATTGGGGTATCCTCCTTGTAACAATAAGGCAATCGACCCGGAAGGACTCACATAAACTTGACTCACAGAACCCGTATCCTGAGAATAACTTGCAGCATTCCCATAAGTGCTAAAAAACAGAGCACCAATCAATAAGACTTTTTTATACATGTAACTTCTGTCCTTACAATTAAATATAAACAATACATATGTCGGATAGATAAAATGAAATTATATCATCACACCTTTTTGCCTGCACTCGGTTCGGTAATATTCTCAATGTCGACCAGATTCCAGGGCATTCCTTCCTGACGGTAAATACGTTTATTCTGTCTGGGATAATCTCCGACATCGTGCGCCAAACGCTGGCCGACGACAATACATTTCAAAACTGTTGTCCCGTTATTGCGCAGCATATGTGCTTTACCTCCTGCGCGATAACCTAAAAAATCACCGGCTTTTACGGTGTATATATCATCACCAATGACTGCTTCTGCGGTTCCTTCGAGAATATAGACACATTCATCTTCATGATAATGTTTGTGAAACTCTGTAGATTCATATCCGGGACGGATTTCCACAAGATGAAATCCAAATCCGGTTAATCCGGTCAGATCGCCAAGTGATTTATTTACCCTTTGCGCATTCTCATTCAGAAAATGAGTTTTTGAAATCCCCTCATATTGCTCAATTTCTTCCTGGGTCATGAGATATTTATCCATGTTCTCTTTCCTTCTCCAGAATGAATAATGTGTACTCATCATAGCACTCTGACTTCAGAATAAGACGATGATCGCTCCAATCTGCTCAGAATACTGACAACTGTCTCATTCTTCATACAGAATGAATTGACAACAGAAAACTTCCTTTTAGCATGGGAGTTTTTAACCCGATGAGTGCCTTTTATGTCTGATACGACACAATCTCAAGAACCTCAGGTTCAGCTTGACGAACTTTCTCCGGAACTTCGCCAGGTAATTTTATTTGATGATGTACCTCAGGAAATGTTTACC
It includes:
- a CDS encoding SDR family NAD(P)-dependent oxidoreductase, coding for MSRVVIVTGGTRGIGLETAKKFVTRGDRVVVASIDKEEIITQAMETLSQIGEVEFIECNLAKAEDCEYVVSQTLKKFGRIDVLANVAGVVGKREPFLEADLSDTMNTIQINLMGTIQIGHYVSRAMADNKSGVIINVGSICGAMANTESIGYHASKGGVKMVTQAMARELSPYGIRVVSVAPGWVKTDMIDKPIEEIGSKLHMKGRIIEPIEIANSIYLLSLPEASAINGTTVMVDDGYSSFKGVDGYQV
- a CDS encoding LLM class flavin-dependent oxidoreductase is translated as MSNHITPLSVLDLAPIAEGSTIRDAIQNSVRLAQAAEKAGYQRFWVAEHHNMKDIASAATTVILSHIGARTETIRIGSGGIMLPNHAPLVVAEQFGTLETMYPERVDLGLGRAPGTDYATTMALRREERSQGLDFPEMVTELQHYLAPPRQGQKIVAVPGAGLNIPLWLLGSSTFSAGLAARKGLPLAFASHFAPDAMHDAIQTYRSAFQPSEQLSAPYVMVCVNMVAAETQEAAEYLATTELQKFLNLGRGVEGKLPKPVGNMDTLWHPAEAQRVLHQLRESIWGTPEKIRKGLARLTERTGADEIMVNSWIHDADARIRSHQLIAESWL
- a CDS encoding cupin domain-containing protein, which gives rise to MDKYLMTQEEIEQYEGISKTHFLNENAQRVNKSLGDLTGLTGFGFHLVEIRPGYESTEFHKHYHEDECVYILEGTAEAVIGDDIYTVKAGDFLGYRAGGKAHMLRNNGTTVLKCIVVGQRLAHDVGDYPRQNKRIYRQEGMPWNLVDIENITEPSAGKKV